One Triticum dicoccoides isolate Atlit2015 ecotype Zavitan chromosome 5B, WEW_v2.0, whole genome shotgun sequence genomic window carries:
- the LOC119307394 gene encoding uncharacterized protein LOC119307394, with the protein MPAPDGCDRRHGGVQGRSFLPIHLPPHAPTPEPGSPSSPPRPIPPLSFRHLSPCARWSAWVIAALSDPGFAPVLRSTAISDAVAASTAAVAASTAAVIPDRHALSALLSFWHPDSHTFRLPAGPATFSLEDALLLAGLPPSGAPLDRPLTPTEEDLRIRLVVEKEKIRELHPCARKARRVSAELWLEWFDSRIRPGEDDELRHLGFLAYWLAFFVTPRLRRKGWELPECLFALAARLYLGERIALGPAVVANLYAEMDRIVTSGVAAVASGRVDVWAPLWLLQAWIWERYDRLRPPELRAPEFPVSNVRVLFCARRRRKTTDEESLRVLQEEDCFEWRPYLHNSLNWTEPQWFSKETVLVSSRGKDKPEWLEDYLAIIRQAALTGLCGDGMYNSAMYNPHIVARQLGYDQDVPFPIVHGFDSKGIEVWIPGICRRGKASKEYVAWLNGHFVGHQDADQYGRSEIAYQENSDNSSPPNEPNRNVVDTAGDKCRESTMPDSRKCTIEDLLAQENETEVVVLDLSSSDTDCSATAVKGKIEKKKRLDKLSGNGDRNKRNKVFGGHEGLQACDDGFEGRKYCGLQKDPNSDISKRDAQLESDDECVVLESHGEKCEVINLDDDQEESILDPEDHDRQLVLELEEFVRSGLFSQWEESSDEDEEGGRKQESLKNSNNDPYAEAAMREYPVFFELIPQRPHYRELVNNDDALRDLACSGMWLLLVGLAREVLKTSCDTEALEVAYLMKKARELEQNGFNVKHLIARLKEPQTRLRRLQDSRARLEYARTKAQESEGVKSLSNHLSKLKHNILTMERHLDGNKQARSASVHNELGEGINLVSLEKEVEAAEKYCQAMKDEVAAMRLRYTDI; encoded by the coding sequence ATGCCCGCACCCGATGGTTGCGACCGCCGCCACGGCGGCGTCCAAGGCCGCTCCTTCCTCCCCATCCACCTTCCCCCACACGCCCCAACCCCGGAGCCCGGCAGCCCCTCCTCCCCGCCCCGACCCATCCCGCCGCTCTCCTTCCGCCACCTCTCACCCTGCGCGCGCTGGTCCGCCTGGGTCATCGCGGCCCTCTCCGACCCCGGGTTCGCTCCCGTCCTCCGCTCCACCGCCAtctccgacgccgtcgccgcctccacggccgccgtcgccgcctccacgGCCGccgtcatccccgaccgccacgccCTGTCCGCGCTCCTCTCCTTCTGGCATCCGGACTCCCACACCTTCCGCCTCCCCGCCGGGCCCGCCACCTTCTCGCTCGAGGAcgcgctcctcctcgccggcctgcccCCCTCCGGCGCTCCCTTGGACCGGCCCCTCACTCCGACCGAGGAGGACCTCCGCATCCGCCTGGTGGTGGAGAAGGAGAAGATCAGGGAGCTCCACCCGTGCGCCCGCAAAGCCCGGCGGGTGTCAGCGGAGCTGTGGCTCGAGTGGTTCGACAGCAGAATCCGGCCCGGCGAGGACGACGAGCTGCGCCACCTCGGGTTCCTCGCCTACTGGCTCGCCTTCTTTGTTACCCCACGCCTACGGCGCAAGGGCTGGGAGCTACCAGAGTGTCTCTTTGCACTCGCCGCCCGGCTTTATCTTGGCGAGCGCATTGCCCTGGGGCCGGCCGTGGTGGCTAATCTCTATGCTGAGATGGACAGGATTGTTACTTCCGGGGTGGCGGCCGTGGCGAGTGGCCGTGTCGACGTTTGGGCGCCGCTCTGGCTGCTGCAGGCGTGGATATGGGAGCGCTACGACCGCCTGCGGCCGCCGGAGCTGAGAGCACCAGAGTTCCCTGTCTCGAATGTCCGCGTACTCTTTTGTgctcggaggaggaggaagaccacAGATGAGGAGTCTTTACGGGTTTTGCAGGAAGAGGATTGCTTCGAGTGGAGGCCTTACCTGCACAACTCTCTCAACTGGACTGAACCCCAGTGGTTCAGCAAGGAAACCGTCTTGGTGAGCTCTAGAGGTAAGGATAAGCCCGAGTGGTTGGAGGATTACCTTGCAATTATAAGGCAAGCGGCGTTGACTGGATTGTGCGGTGATGGCATGTATAACTCGGCAATGTACAATCCCCACATTGTTGCAAGGCAGCTCGGTTATGATCAGGATGTTCCTTTTCCTATTGTCCATGGGTTCGACTCCAAGGGAATCGAGGTGTGGATACCTGGTATCTGTAGACGCGGGAAGGCCAGCAAGGAATATGTTGCATGGTTGAATGGGCACTTTGTGGGGCACCAGGATGCTGACCAATATGGTAGGTCGGAAATAGCATACCAGGAAAACAGTGATAACTCATCTCCACCGAATGAGCCTAACAGAAATGTTGTAGATACGGCAGGTGATAAATGTAGAGAAAGTACCATGCCAGATAGCAGAAAATGCACCATAGAAGATCTGCTAGCTCAGGAGAACGAAACGGAGGTGGTTGTCCTAGACCTTAGTTCAAGTGATACAGACTGCAGTGCAACTGCGGTGAAAGGAAAGATTGAGAAGAAGAAAAGGCTAGATAAACTCTCTGGAAATGGTGATAGGAATAAGAGAAACAAGGTGTTTGGTGGCCATGAAGGTCTCCAGGCATGTGATGACGGGTTTGAAGGCCGGAAGTACTGTGGTCTCCAAAAAGATCCAAATTCTGACATTAGTAAACGTGATGCACAGCTTGAGAGTGATGATGAATGTGTTGTTCTTGAATCGCATGGTGAGAAATGTGAAGTAATAAACCTCGATGATGATCAGGAAGAGAGTATCCTTGATCCTGAAGATCATGATAGGCAACTTGTCCTGGAGCTAGAAGAGTTTGTGCGCTCTGGGCTTTTCTCACAATGGGAGGAAAGCTCTGATGAAGATGAAGAAGGTGGAAGAAAGCAAGAATCACTGAAGAATAGCAACAATGACCCTTATGCTGAAGCAGCCATGAGAGAGTACCCTGTGTTCTTTGAGCTCATTCCCCAGAGACCACATTACAGAGAGTTGGTGAACAACGATGATGCTCTACGAGATCTGGCCTGCAGTGGAATGTGGTTATTATTGGTTGGCTTGGCAAGGGAGGTGCTCAAGACATCATGTGACACTGAGGCTCTGGAAGTTGCATATTTGATGAAAAAAGCTCGGGAATTGGAACAAAACGGGTTCAATGTGAAGCACTTGATTGCCCGTCTGAAGGAGCCACAGACCCGACTTAGAAGGCTTCAGGATTCCAGGGCAAGGCTTGAGTATGCCCGGACTAAAGCACAAGAATCGGAAGGTGTTAAGTCACTTTCAAACCATTTAAGTAAGCTGAAACACAATATACTAACAATGGAGAGGCATTTGGATGGAAATAAGCAAGCTCGTAGTGCATCTGTGCACAATGAATTGGGTGAAGGAATCAATCTAGTCAGCTTGGAGAAGGAAGTAGAAGCTGCAGAAAAGTACTGTCAGGCAATGAAGGATGAAGTGGCTGCAATGAGACTGAGATACACAGATATTTAA